From one Anopheles bellator chromosome 1, idAnoBellAS_SP24_06.2, whole genome shotgun sequence genomic stretch:
- the LOC131205328 gene encoding uncharacterized protein LOC131205328, with protein MATNPFKQSPLSTPPTPNSSGSNSNSNSSNSSSSSSFRPVGQEQDYDDHPVLVFPTATTTTYSAAAGVSSSSNGDTAGNSILKQRATCACSNISIMQLFHEMKQKYPTVPDTVVSELVTQNCHDRPACIGKLEEAVLGTPAQTTYPAQSIHSGSLKRRSGQQQQEGNGFASGSTASTNSSSSSSSREGSVDGARFALQPLRGVSDIIGPGQGPSPLLRPTTLAVGASPPVPPLRPNRIAPQCPVPALMKPPAPELGETVNVQLNVTVSPGQQRHKSTISLQPKPPYSCELAQVTSTFNNCPPAAAGIVTAVSPPNASAGGPGGQRSSTSVNLTLRQPTDGRPHSPINIHASPLKYTAENFNAVSGIQSKLEVTFRDGFGSFSAMRAHVPGYSQQQQQQQQQRMPPPPPPPDAVPHHQQHRMPQPPQITRRGMSVEVSGGPERNSFWQQPPSSSSGQPGSPLSASRFLSSRDTLAALMRGDRPATAAENDGLAKQLRHQNFIVAELAVSQQLEQKQRLEKEVEEKRMQFERICREIYVLQKPLRSIDAELLDREVLLLSAEVELLQKAVDSCDDEEEAALAAVAASNSGPVISDGLRALGDDSGSPMFPPATTSAVFNRPPRPPRPPPPRVAGQSPCPSVAGSLTPGTPHGSLGHGGFPPGYPGVSSASSSSSSPCSTSSSFTSNGGGGGGPSSNQHHPATSTLNQPWTCSLCTFQNHELLPACEVCSLPKASGTRSLVTNGAVGAGAPRPADDGGDVGGLGAMLRRQHLSVDAGVAAAAAAAAAVVGASVGPSTAPPAYPGTDLAAVPPAFIVATPVGSSAPPSTTSAQQSQQQQQHQPSPPPLQNAQYQKSSIEC; from the exons ATGGCGACTAATCCTTTCAAGCAATCACCACTAtcgacaccaccgacaccgaacagcagtggcagcaacagtaacagcaacagtagcaacagcagtagcagcagtagttTCCGTCCGGTTGGCCAGGAGCAGGATTACGATGACCACCCGGTACTCGTCTTTcccacggcgacgacgacgacgtattcagcagcggcaggagtgtccagcagcagcaacggcgatACCGCCGGCAACAGTATCCTAAAGCAACGTGCCACGTGTGCGTGCTCCAACATCAGCATTATGCAGCTGTTTCACGAGATGAAGCAGAAGTACCCTACCGTACCGGACACGGTCGTGTCGGAGCTCGTCACGCAGAACTGTCACGATCGGCCGGCGTGCATCGGCAAGCTGGAGGAAGCGGTCCTGGGAACGCCGGCCCAAACGACGTACCCGGCTCAGTCGATCCACAGTGGCAGCCTGAAGCGACGCAGTGGC cagcagcagcaggaagggAATGGGTTCGCCAGTGGCAGCACggccagcaccaacagcagtagtagcagcagtagccgAGAGGGCAGCGTCGACGGTGCGAGATTCGCGCTGCAACCGTTGCGTGGCGTCAGTGATATCATCGGCCCCGGACAGGGGCCGTCTCCCCTACTGCGGCCTACAACGCTGGCCGTTGGAGCATCGCCTCCCGTGCCACCGTTGCGCCCGAATCGAATAGCGCCGCAGTGTCCGGTCCCGGCGTTGATGAAGCCACCCGCCCCGGAGCTGGGTGAGACAGTGAACGTGCAGCTGAACGTGACCGTGTCACCGGGGCAGCAGCGCCACAAATCGACGATCTCGCTCCAACCGAAACCCCCGTACTCGTGCGAGCTGGCACAGGTCACCAGTACGTTCAACAACTGTCCACCGGCTGCCGCCGGCATTGTCACTGCGGTCAGCCCGCCAAACGCATCGGCGGGTGGTCCTGGCGGTCAGCGTAGCTCTACCTCGGTCAATCTGACCCTGCGCCAACCGACGGACGGTCGGCCACACTCGCCCATCAACATTCACGCCAGCCCGCTCAAGTATACGGCGGAGAACTTTAACGCCGTGTCGGGCATCCAGTCGAAGCTGGAGGTTACGTTCCGGGATGGGTTCGGATCGTTCAGTGCGATGCGGGCCCACGTGCCAGGctacagccagcagcagcagcagcagcagcagcagcggatgccaccgccacctccaccaccggatGCCGTTcctcaccaccagcagcaccggatgCCGCAGCCTCCTCAAATCACCCGCCGTGGAATGTCGGTCGAGGTGTCCGGTGGCCCAGAGCGCAATAGCTTCTGGCAGCAGcccccatcgtcgtcgtcgggtcaGCCGGGCTCGCCACTATCAGCGTCCAGGTTCCTTTCGTCGCGGGACACTCTGGCGGCACTGATGCGAGGTGaccgcccggccaccgccgctgaGAACGATGGACTGGCGAAGCAACTACGCCATCAGAACTTTATTGTGGCAG AACTGGCCGTCTCGCAGCAGCTGGAGCAGAAGCAGCGGCTCGAAAAGGAGGTCGAGGAGAAGCGGATGCAGTTCGAGCGGATCTGCCGGGAGATCTACGTGCTGCAGAAGCCACTGCGCAGCATCGACGCCGAGTTGCTCGATCGcgaggtgttgctgctgtcggcgGAAGTTGAGTTGCTGCAGAAGGCGGTAGACTCGTGCGACGATGAGGAGGAAGCAGCCCTAGCGGCCGTCGCGGCCAGCAACAGTGGACCGGTCATTTCCGATGGGCTGCGAGCACTCGGTGATGACAGTG GATCTCCAATGTTTCCTCCGGCGACCACTTCGGCCGTGTTTAATCGTCCTCCGCGTCcaccgcggccgccaccgccacgggtCGCGGGTCAGTCTCCGTGCCCGAGCGTTGCCGGTAGCCTAACGCCCGGGACACCCCACGGTAgcctcggccacggcggtTTCCCACCCGGGTACCCGGGAGTGTCATCCgcatcctcgtcctcgtcctcgccctGCTCAACGTCTTCCTCATTCACGTCGAACGGTG gtggcggcggtgggccgAGCAGCAACCAGCATCATCCGGCCACCTCGACTCTCAACCAGCCGTGGACTTGCAGCCTTTGTACATTCCAAAACCACGAACTGTTGCCCGCGTGTGAAGTCTGCTCGCTGCCGAAAGCATCCGGTACTCGATCGTTGGTCACGAATGGTGctgtcggtgccggtgcaccGCGGCCCGCGGATGACGGTGGAGATGTTGGCGGCCTCGGTGCTATGCTGCGACGCCAGCACCTGTCGGTGGATGCTGGCgttgcggcggctgctgctgctgcggctgctgtggTCGGAGCCTCGGTTGGACCCTCGACGGCACCGCCGGCATACCCTGGGACCGACCTGGCCGCTGTACCTCCGGCGTTTATCGTGGCCACGCCCGTGGGTTCCTCTGCCCCACCGTCGACGACCTCAGCGCaacagtcgcagcagcagcaacagcatcaaccgAGCCCACCACCGTTGCAGAATGCTCAGTATCAGAAATCATCCATCGAATGCTAA
- the LOC131207382 gene encoding uncharacterized protein LOC131207382: MAPGSSNNQNNNANHNNNRQTKPKSKSSKKNSVPQEMVAPTRRDLQQQLNVLVDWAAVSSASSGVQNNSQPQQQSQHFNLPSTSGLQQHQQGQNILLKPRNNRTPGEGTCYEIDNLSLQDNSRYIPVRPIVRRNLLNEGGSGEQSEPHNTAVGVVIPTTPNSSLQQTFRLNDGATAAVGGSTNSINNLLHGGAPGTSATGVIPKQNHPGALQQQQQHVLNPLLVLQQQGQVGQPRSTSSPLSYRVPDGASQNQLNLNKNSNHHQQLHQVHAAAVPSTSSGARYGGAPNASSVSHSVGPVSGGTVEDTLNQIQEYIKLTTHLISSVQFDNLNGGPRPQSVQSISTNQSTTPVPSASCDELRYRAEPASKNMQALKEQQAHLLRLQQAARQQLQEMEAMRQMHTASVAPPLESFQTVEQVQDGIGSIMERMRVLSTFIANQQELSNMLGPDNEDVMSDQAMLQQKFQELRDKKSQMHTLVSELQTLNLDANRQFDGGEGSSETRNVPIELTHTPATAADARNATKLFLANAAEGVSKGSAPLSATVTNGAMAVNGGGTGLTDDDEEGAPLNEEESAVLNGTADMLSEKINEINAMKSQLRRLKDMMDTVKLIEAKTGHESIDEEEEDEEEEEEGDEDEEEEQEAAAAAVTGSSGSSQRRSRSRSVSSAPIAAFANPPPLVGPGESEMSNQEREQLNKRVEALQAMTQDLREQAKSIAAERDRLKSAQTDLQKRRNNVANLQQQAAGQTSEKLTNHVASFVSLLPAGSAAATPTVPQRHHQSTPGPKERRQMELKAELEQKKRELERIEKMTQNIKKNAAAVAAEDALASALVTNGDGETPEVGPSTSGVVAQSKRGGPSSVVSSSVESCSGAGSHHRGTPSAPSIPPPPAPSAISGSMQNNTAGSNATNDSKTNSADSGVTSDIFAHAQLESASYQSSSTRSFPPPMPDICNRNASTDRYRQAKRGADVDGGEVGVLDVGASGAATSSGGAVRDRTSPWPVFGNGTGAGAGLSSSNTGPHSPPYGHHPYGAMHHDLSHHGVGGGVYGAAYGSSWSTGGGPFGGMSNLLPPHAATPNTPPDPIVFQHIMQTQQMLMNSITQCNQLLWIQQREIHNLNNAVLLLQERLLGTNNSLLLHEPHGPTVAAAAALIRAESTPPSNGSIHVSNAATGVAGSLYTRARSEQPTMAIHQQQQQQSSSPFHHQSQAQSASLPSTAGMLQQQLQHSMQSYHPGQQQPQQPYSPLAMPQTHAMLSPQLLTTAGPSSSAVLPLPSHCSVNQQIQRNNTNISQIGLPPSGASSGRFRSGVRPPLNINTLNNALYDEPPIASDGGSMINNLAQQTTATNGPMLPPASSPTSSVRFGNHFNNLNNTSSVQNNLATNANNMQAPPQQQQNNLNLYNQQQQHGQDSPSSQAQQTQALNNQVLPGVRANNYWDNFRSYSRQNLLSSNSCKSNEESCAYGGGAATGAAGTGAAGSGSSSGSGCNTINNQLQRNNSNATNQYMNNQTNKYQTINITRNNSLSNANQTTNAAGMCQEVGAGPSQMMGYQQQQDQSFDGTPELDHSAVQHQQPHHHHPRQHHAETHMQHPGTQHSYPPQPPQHQHHQQHRQQPMGSSAPVQESPQAASPFQHHPHHPLQPPVQQQPRQQQRHHTAATQAGSPAHTTPLNQSHSLDLGELQFHTNPINLGLANKTHPKASGHKKYPLSLRSCRDASVGGESSGACYVSGGGDMNLASACTYQHDSKSTSKLFEALKENVYQEVKNLITANESRPHFLIQLFRELQLISSDPLRQRTLQSIQELYNRYIESTLQEEAHVNNVGSNNLLASSSGGPLGDVGGRGATTADSGGVPLGESTSSPPHDALDVDPSVVVELEVVQNYTNLRQQQQQQQQYHFVPSTPDIGSGSRPTVDQSANGCSPPVAGGPMSQEQPLVVAGHARQQSPPLAVPNSEIINIIMGDIVAVINSVDYINDSVLFKIAGVICNHATSGGGQQQNGGNSAADYGQQQQQQQHHHHHHHQYHYHHHLPMGTAVPRSAPASSSAATSLLAAASFLSAQADEPTGTGPGPTVGRLPPPGDVFNREDFLRHLESWNRTDKDEFISNLENFLNNILLRSSAVENEEEEEDEEDAITGSGVLGSQARRAISDEVQPEAIGSSTGFEDPYGPEHGHVATGDEATGGAGGAHSSFVPPAGGRSSVESAVVVSSSSSANAYASTTYDLAEADQVCDLDSSGSNCVPESVAEATAAAISTTSEHPIGHEMASSNFVDDRWTVVVQKKSISTTKDDEPSGGSGSVGGGSEPRQRTAPPPPHRATAGPSSAVVNGGGNNGNNINNNWQSEEVADENLDQSEEQLPPSFY, from the exons ATGGCACCGGGATCAAGTAACAATCAGAACAACAATGCAaatcacaacaacaatcggcagacgaaaccgaaatcgaaatcttCGAAGAAAAATTCGGTCCCCCAGGAAATGGTTGCTCCTACGAGACGAgatctccagcagcagctgaat GTTCTCGTCGACTGGGCGGCCGTTTCCAGTGCGTCGTCGGGGGTGCAAAACAATTCGCAGCCACAACAGCAGTCGCAGCACTTTAATCTTCCCTCGACCAGTggtctgcagcagcaccagcagggaCAGAATATTCTTCTTAAACCACGCAACAACCGAACACCAGGCGAGGGAACCTGTTACGAAATCG ATAATCTCTCACTGCAAGATAATAGCCGCTACATACCGGTGCGACCGATCGTTAGAAGGAACCTACTGAACGAGGGCGGCAGTGGCGAACAGAGCGAACCGCACAACACCGCCGTCGGAGTAGTAATTCCAACGACACCGAATTCTTCACTTCAGCAGACATTCCGCTTAAACGACGGTGCAACAGCCGCGGTTGGCGGATCGACGAACAGCATCAACAATCTgctgcacggtggcg CGCCGGGCACCAGCGCCACTGGTGTCATACCGAAGCAGAACCATCCCGGTgcactgcagcaacagcagcagcacgtgcTGAACCCTTTGCTGGTACTTCAACAGCAGGGACAAGTGGGACAACCACGTTCGACCTCGTCACCGCTTAGTTACCGCGTTCCGGATGGTGCATCGCAGAATCAGCtcaatttgaacaaaaacTCTAATCATCACCAACAGTTGCATCAGGTGCACGCGGCCGCCGTTCCGTCGACATCGAGCGGTGCCCGTTACGGTGGTGCCCCCAACGCTTCGTCCGTTAGCCATTCCGTCGGCCCGGTGTCGGGTGGTACCGTCGAGGACACGCTGAATCAAATTCAGGAGTACATTAAGCTGACGACACATCTGATTTCATCCGTGCAGTTCGATAAC TTGAACGGTGGTCCGAGACCGCAGTCCGTACAGAGCATCAGCACCAACCAGTCTACCACACCGGTGCCATCGGCATCGTGCGACGAGCTGCGGTATCGTGCGGAACCGGCATCGAAAAACATGCAAGCCCTGAAGGAACAGCAGGCCCACCTGCTACGGCTGCAGCAGGCCGCACGGCAACAGCTGCAGGAGATGGAGGCGATGCGCCAGATGCACACCGCTTCGGTTGCGCCACCACTCGAATCGTTCCAAACGGTGGAGCAGGTACAGgacggcatcggcagcatcatgGAGCGGATGCGGGTACTGTCCACGTTCATCGCGAACCAGCAGGAACTGAGCAACATGCTTGGACCGGACAATGAGGACGTCATGTCGGACCAGGCGATGTTGCAGCAAAAGTTTCAAGAGTTACGCGACAAGAAGAGTCAAATGCACACGCTAGTGTCGGAACTGCAAACACTAAATCTGGACGCGAACCGGCAGTTTGACGGGGGCGAGGGTTCGAGCGAAACGCGCAACGTTCCTATCGAGCTAACGCACACtccggcaacggcggccgatgcACGAAATGCAACTAAATTGTTCCTTGCCAACGCTGCCGAAGGAGTATCGAAGGGCAGCGCCCCGCTTAGTGCAACGGTGACCAATGGAGCAATGGCAGTGAATGGCGGTGGCACTGGACTgacggacgacgatgaagaaggAGCTCCGCTGAACGAGGAGGAGTCGGCCGTGCTGAACGGGACCGCGGATATGTTGAGTGAAAAGATTAACGAAATCAACGCGATGAAGTCGCAGCTGCGCCGTTTGAAAGATATGATGGACACGGTGAAGCTGATCGAGGCAAAGACGGGCCACGAGTCGATCgatgaggaggaagaagatgaagaagaggaggaggaaggggacgaggacgaggaagaggagcaggaggcggctgcggctgccgttACCGGGTCCTCCGGTTCGTCGCAACGGCGCAGTCGTTCGCGATCGGTAAGCTCTGCTCCGATCGCTGCTTTTGCCAACCCACCACCGCTCGTGGGGCcaggagagagcgagatgaGCAACCAGGAGCGCGAGCAGCTCAACAAACGCGTTGAAGCGCTGCAGGCCATGACGCAGGATTTGCGCGAGCAagcgaaatcgatcgccgccgaACGCGATCGATTGAAGAGCGCCCAGACGGATCTGCAGAAGCGGCGCAACAATGTCGCTAATCTGCAGCAACAGGCCGCGGGTCAAACGAGCGAAAAGCTAACCAATCACGTCGCATCGTTCGTATCGCTGCTACCGGCGGGGTCTGCTGCGGCAACGCCAACGGTACCCCAACGACACCATCAATCGACGCCCGGGCCGAAGGAACGCCGGCAGATGGAGCTAAAGGCCGAGCTCGAACAGAAAAAGCGTGAACTGGAGCGTATCGAAAAGATGACGCAAAACATCAAAAAgaacgctgctgctgtggccgccGAAGACGCCCTCGCGTCCGCCTTGGTCACTAACGGTGACGGCGAAACACCGGAGGTCGGACCGTCGACGAGTGGTGTGGTGGCTCAGTCAAAGCGGGGTGGTCCATCGTCGGTGGTTTCGTCATCCGTGGAATCGTGCAGCGGAGCAGGTTCCCACCACCGTGGGACACCGTCTGCCCCGAGCATACCGCCtccgccggcaccgtccgCCATCAGTGGCTCGATGCAGAACAATACGGCCGGTAGCAATGCTACGAACGACTCGAAAACCAACTCGGCCGACTCGGGGGTGACGTCGGACATTTTCGCTCATGCGCAGCTGGAATCGGCCAGCTATCAGTCGAGCAGTACGCGCAGCTTCccgccaccgatgccggaCATTTGCAATCGGAACGCTAGCACCGACCGGTACCGTCAGGCGAAGCGAGGAGCGGACGTTGACGGAGGTGAGGTCGGTGTGCTGGATGTGGGCGCCTCGGGTGCCGCCACCTCGTCCGGAGGGGCCGTGCGCGATCGCACCTCACCGTGGCCGGTGTTTGGCAATGGCACTGGCGCCGGTGCGGGATTGTCCAGCTCGAACACGGGTCCCCACAGTCCGCCCTACGGTCACCATCCGTACGGTGCGATGCATCACGATCTGTCCCATCACGGAGTAGGCGGCGGTGTGTATGGCGCAGCGTACGGAAGCAGCTGGAGCACCGGCGGTGGGCCGTTCGGCGGAATGTCCAACCTGTTGCCACCGCATGCGGCCACCCCGAACACGccgcccgatccgatcgtctTTCAGCACATCATGCAGACGCAGCAGATGCTCATGAACTCGATAACGCAGTGCAACCAGTTGCTATGGATACAGCAGCGCGAAATTCATAACCTCAACAATGCCGTGCTGTTG CTTCAAGAGAGGTTGCTTGGCACCAACAACAGTCTGTTGCTCCACGAGCCGCACGGTCCTACGGTGGCCGCGGCTGCTGCACTTATTCGAGCGGAATCAACGCCGCCGAGCAACGGCTCGATACACGTTTCGAACGCTGCCACCGGCGTCGCTGGCAGCCTGTACACTCGGGCACGTTCCGAGCAGCCGACCATGGCcatccaccagcagcaacagcaacaatccTCTTCCCCCTTCCACCACCAATCCCAAGCTCAGTCGGCTTCCCTACCGTCCACCGCCGGTATgcttcagcagcaactgcagcatTCGATGCAATCCTATCAccctggccagcagcagccccagcaacCGTACAGTCCGCTTGCGATGCCGCAAACACACGCGATGCTATCGCCGCAGTTGCTTACGACCGCAGGACCGAGTTCCAGCGCGGTACTACCGCTGCCGTCCCACTGCTCGGTGAATCAGCAAATTCAGCGTAACAATACTAACATCTCGCAGATTGGTCTCCCACCGAGCGGGGCCAGTTCGGGACGGTTTCGCTCGGGTGTGCGCCCGCCGCTAAACATTAACACGCTTAACAATGCTCTGTACGACGAGCCACCGATCGCGAGTGATGGTGGTAGCATGATCAACAATCTGGCACAACAGACAACGGCGACCAACGGCCCGATGTTGCCCCCAGCGTCTTCGCCAACGTCATCGGTTCGCTTCGGAAACCATTTCAATAATCTaaacaacaccagcagcgtCCAGAACAATCTggccaccaacgccaacaaTATGCAGGccccgccgcagcagcagcagaataaCTTGAACCTGTAcaatcagcaacagcagcacgggCAAGACTCACCGTCGTCGCAAGCGCAACAAACGCAGGCCCTGAACAATCAAGTCCTGCCGGGAGTGAGGGCCAATAATTATTGGGATAACTTCCGAAG CTACTCAAGACAAAATCTTCTCTCGAGCAACAGCTGCAAGAGTAACGAGGAGTCCTGTGCGTACGGAGGGGGAGCTGCTACCGGTgcagccggaaccggtgcgGCCGGTAGTGGCAGTAGCTCCGGCAGTGGTTGCAATACGATCAACAATCAGCTGCAGCGCAATAATAGTAATGCCACGAACCAGTACATGAACAACCAGACCAACAAGTATCAGACGATCAACATAACGCGCAACAACTCGCTAAGCAATGCCAACCAAACGACAAACGCGGCCGGAATGTGTCAGGAAGTTGGCGCAGGTCCTTCGCAGATGATGGgatatcagcagcagcaggatcaaTCGTTTGATGGAACGCCAGAGTTGGATCATTCAGCGGTCCAACACCAGCAaccacaccatcatcacccgCGGCAGCACCATGCGGAGACGCATATGCAGCACCCTGGCACCCAGCATTCTTATCCACCGCAACCGCCACAGCATcaacaccatcagcaacacCGCCAGCAACCGATGGGATCATCGGCACCGGTACAAGAATCGCCACAAGCGGCATCGCCGTTCCAacatcatcctcatcatccaTTGCAACCTCcggttcagcagcagccgcggcagcagcagcgtcacCATACAGCTGCAACGCAAGCCGGATCACCAGCC CACACGACACCGCTAAATCAGTCTCACTCGCTCGACCTGGGAGAGCTGCAGTTCCACACCAACCCGATCAATCTGGGGCTAGCCAACAAGACGCACCCGAAGGCGAGTGGTCACAAAAAGTATCCTCTTTCGCTGCGCTCCTGCCGGGATGCGAGTGTTGGTGGAGAAAGTAGTGGCGCTTGCTACgtttccggcggtggcgacatGAACCTGGCGTCGGCCTGTACTTATCAGCACGATTCAAA ATCCACGTCGAAACTATTCGAGGCATTGAAGGAGAACGTGTACCAGGAGGTGAAAAATCTGATCACGGCCAACGAATCGCGGCCACACTTTCTCATCCAGCTGTTCCGCGAGCTGCAGCTCATCTCTTCGGATCCGCTCCGGCAGCGAACACTGCAGTCGATACAGGAGCTCTACAATCGGTACATTGAGTCGACGCTGCAAGAGGAAGCGCACGTGAATAACGTAGGCAGTAACAATCTGCTCGCCTCCAGCAGCGGTGGACCGCTGGGTGATGTTGGTGGACGCGGAGCGACTACTGCCGACAGTGGTGGTGTTCCGCTTGGCGAGTCCACTAGCTCCCCACCACACGATGCACTGGACGTTGATCCATCGGTAGTCGTTGAGCTGGAAGTGGTTCAAAATTATACAAAcctacggcagcagcagcagcaacaacagcagtatCATTTTGTCCCCAGCACACCAGACATCGGTTCCGGATCGCGCCCAACGGTCGATCAGTCGGCAAACGGTTGCTcacctccggtggccggtggtccgATGAGCCAGGAGCAACCGTTGGTTGTAGCCGGTCACGCACGACAACAATCACCACCGCTGGCCGTGCCCAACTCGGAGATCATTAACATCATTATGGGCGACATCGTGGCGGTGATCAACTCGGTCGATTACATCAACGATTCGGTGCTGTTCAAAATTGCAGGAGTTATCTGCAATCATGCTAcgagcggtggcggccagCAACAGAACGGGGGCAACAGCGCGGCCGATTacggacagcagcaacagcagcagcaacatcatcatcaccatcatcaccagtatcactatcatcatcatcttccgaTGGGTACGGCAGTGCCCCGATCAGCACCAGCGTCATCGTCCGCTGCCACTTCCCTCCTGGCGGCGGCCTCGTTCTTGTCCGCGCAAGCAGACGAACCGACCGGTACCGGCCCTGGCCCTACCGTGGGTCGTCTTCCGCCCCCCGGCGATGTGTTTAACCGGGAGGACTTCCTACGCCATCTGGAGAGCTGGAATCGGACCGATAAGGATGAGTTCATATCgaatttggaaaactttttgaacaacaTTCTGCTTCGATCATCTGCGGTGGAgaacgaggaggaggaagaggacgaagaagatgcTATTACCGGTAGCGGTGTGCTCGGCAGTCAGGCAAGGCGTGCGATCAGTGACGAAGttcaaccggaagcgatcggtTCGTCTACTGGCTTCGAAGACCCGTACGGTCCGGAGCATGGCCATGTTGCTACTGGCGACGAAGCtaccggtggtgctggtggtgcccaCTCGTCATTCGTACCTCCAGCCGGCGGCCGATCGTCGGTAGAGTCGGCCGTGGTGGTCAGCAGTTCGAGTTCGGCAAACGCTTACGCTTCCACAACGTACGATCTGGCGGAAGCTGATCAGGTTTGCGATCTGGATTCTTCCGGTTCGAACTGTGTGCCGGAGAGTGTAGCGGAAGCGACGGCTGCGGCGATCTCCACCACATCCGAGCATCCGATCGGTCATGAGATGGCATCGTCGAACTTTGTCGATGATCGatggacggtggtggtgcagaaGAAATCGATCtcgacgacgaaggacgacgaACCCAGCGGTGGAAGTGGGTCGGTGGGCGGAGGTAGTGAACCGAGGCAAcgcacggcaccaccaccaccgcaccgtgcCACGGCAGGACCATCGAGCGCCGTGGTGAATGGCGGTGGAAACAATGGAAATAACATTAACAACAACTGGCAATCGGAAGAGGTGGCCGATGAAAATCTCGATCAATCGGAG GAACAACTTCCACCATCGTTCTACTGA